GTTCTGATTCAAGCTAATAAATTTCCTCAAATTGCCGCTGTGCTTGAAAAACGTGATGTAGAACAGGCTCAAATATGGGGAAGCTAACCATGATGGAGGATGTTAATAAAAATAAGCGAGATAAACTATTCCAGGAAATTGTGAAAACAGAGCGACAAGAAGATCTTATTTTTAATTTAAGTCGTGAGTATCAACAAAGTTTAGATGAATTTTTAGAAGATCTTTCGATGATCACACGAGAAGCAGAAGAAAAGTTGTCTATTTCATCTCAAAATATCTTATTTTTTCAAGAAAAGAATGAAATGGATTTAATTGCAAGAAATTATGTGGTTAGACAGATGGATGGTGTCAGTGAAGAGTTTCGGAATGTTTTAAAAAACTTAGACATTCAGAGAGAAAAATTGATAAGAGAAAGGAATAGTTTGCCGTGGGAGTGAGATACAGTTCATCAGAATCTGCTGCTTTGATTGAAACTATGAGCAGTAATATTCAAATTGCTACTCAGATTACAGAAAAACTTACTAGTGGAAGTGATCATTTAATTGCAGAAATCGAAGCAGGTAGACTTCAAGGTGCTGCATATGAGGCAGGGAAAAATTTATTTGGGAATATTATTATCCCATGTATCCAAAAATTACAAGAAGCGATCGACGATATTCAGATTGAATTAAATTCATACAAAAACGCAGATGCAGTTGTATCAAAATATGGAGAATTAGATTTAGATGATTTGAAGACACAAAAACAGAGTTGGGAAAAACAGCTTTCAAAGTATCAAGATCTAATCAGAAAGAATGAGGATTTTTTCAATCGTGTTGGAGCATTTCTTACCGCAAATCTGGATCAAAATTTATCAGAAAATAGAGTTCTTCATGAACTGGCTGATAAAACACGGATGCAAATCAAAGATGTTGAAGAAAAAATTGAAAAATTAGAGTGGTTTGTTGAGCAAGTCAATCAGTATTTTTCAGACAGTCTTGAAATTCTTAATTTAGCGATTGAAGGAGCAGGACAACTAAGTCAAATTATAGTTGATAGCAACGGAAATTACTATGCGGATGGTGTCGACATGACTTGGTTTGACAAAATGAAACAAACAAAAGTTGTTTCCTACGCTAAAAGAGACTATCAGGATGCCTTAACAAGGACTTTAAATCAAGCGTCGAGAGATATGTTATTATCAGATGATGGTGATACCTATTATCGGGAAGAGTTAAAAAAACGCTTAAAAGGACATGATCGGTCACAGTGGAAAAAAATAATTGATGATTATAACCATACTCTAAAAATTGACAATGAAGGGAATTTAATTGAAATTTTTGATAATAGTGCTTATAAAGATCGACATTATCAAAAAGATGATAACTTTTCTGTTCTAAAAAATGGGAAGTATGATAGTGCTTCTACGAGATTGATCAACGAAAAATATCAAGAACTTCTTCAAGAAAATTTTGAAGCTAATTCTGCTGAATTTTGGGGTGGAGTTAGTCAGATGTTATCAGGTTTACTACTTGACTTTGCTAGCGTAGCAGCAGAAACTGGAGGTTTAGCTTTAGCTCCTGAGACAGGTGGGGCAAGCTTTATTGCTGGAACAACTGCAGCAGAGGTTGCTTTAGATGCAGGCAACGCACTCATATTTAGTGGGGTAGTATCTGTAGGATCCGCTATTAGTAAAACAGGTAGCGCAAACGCTGAAATTCAAGTTAATTATTCTAGCAACTACGATAGCTGGCAGGCAAATAAACCGACGAGTAAGACTTTTGGGAAAAAGGTTTCTGGACGAGTTAAAGGTAAAAAAGTCGATAATATTCGAGTTGATGCGGAGCCAGATAGTGGGAAAATCCAAGTTCAATCGGGAAGTGGGAAATCGGGTTATGGCCTCGACATAGATATCGAGGTTTCAAGGATTTCAAGTAGGCAGGATATTGTAGACTGGGTAAGCAAACATTCTGAACTAAAAGGACTTGGAAAAGGAGCTAAAGAAGAAGTTATCAAAAATATGTGGAAAGCTTTTAAATACTTAACGCAATAAGGAGTGAACAATGAAATTATATTTAAAAGGCGATTATACAAAAAGAGTACCTTATGGTTATTTAGAACTAGCTGGCAAAATGTGGTTTCCAGAAGAAAAGCAAGTATCTTACTCAAATGCAGGAGACAATGATGCATTACAAGAAGATTTTTCTGTAAATTTATCCCTGAGGAAAGGCACTGCCGATAAGAGATGGTCTAGTGTCCCCCTAAAGGAAGGGGTACGAAGACTCTTTTCACATCTTGACGAATGTATTGAGATAGAGTTTGAAAATGCATTCGCTACGGATTATAATGAAAAGGGAGACTATCTCCGTATTTTAACCAGCCATCTAGAAGTTTTAACAGTTGATAAACGCGCCATGTACATTATGGCGCTTGAGATTGCAAAGGTGATTGACGGGCAA
The Streptococcus parasanguinis genome window above contains:
- a CDS encoding virulence protein — translated: MGVRYSSSESAALIETMSSNIQIATQITEKLTSGSDHLIAEIEAGRLQGAAYEAGKNLFGNIIIPCIQKLQEAIDDIQIELNSYKNADAVVSKYGELDLDDLKTQKQSWEKQLSKYQDLIRKNEDFFNRVGAFLTANLDQNLSENRVLHELADKTRMQIKDVEEKIEKLEWFVEQVNQYFSDSLEILNLAIEGAGQLSQIIVDSNGNYYADGVDMTWFDKMKQTKVVSYAKRDYQDALTRTLNQASRDMLLSDDGDTYYREELKKRLKGHDRSQWKKIIDDYNHTLKIDNEGNLIEIFDNSAYKDRHYQKDDNFSVLKNGKYDSASTRLINEKYQELLQENFEANSAEFWGGVSQMLSGLLLDFASVAAETGGLALAPETGGASFIAGTTAAEVALDAGNALIFSGVVSVGSAISKTGSANAEIQVNYSSNYDSWQANKPTSKTFGKKVSGRVKGKKVDNIRVDAEPDSGKIQVQSGSGKSGYGLDIDIEVSRISSRQDIVDWVSKHSELKGLGKGAKEEVIKNMWKAFKYLTQ